From Ignatzschineria sp. RMDPL8A, a single genomic window includes:
- a CDS encoding ferritin-like domain-containing protein produces MTQPDFYVAVGKALYETDVAAKLSQVYALYDAITQGEIAPYAADDLTEILPSGRPEKPELVSPRDVPRRKIGSEEGVHALIHSICHIEFNAINLGLDAAYRFRSMPERFYRDWLLVAKEEADHFSMLADYLTSVGSSYGAFTAHNGLWDSAERTAHDPLIRMALVPRVLEARGLDVTPGIINRLKEVGQTGVVAMLKRIVREEEGHVIIGNRWYQYLCRERNLDPKETFFSLLDEYEQTIRAPINTEARLRSGFTEEEIALLLESIDL; encoded by the coding sequence AAACCGATGTCGCCGCGAAACTCTCGCAAGTCTATGCGCTATATGATGCTATTACTCAGGGCGAGATTGCGCCTTATGCGGCCGATGATTTAACCGAAATTTTACCTTCAGGACGACCGGAAAAGCCGGAGCTTGTCTCCCCGCGGGATGTGCCACGCCGTAAAATTGGCTCAGAAGAGGGCGTGCATGCGCTCATTCATTCCATCTGTCACATTGAATTTAATGCCATTAATTTGGGGCTTGATGCGGCGTATCGCTTTCGTTCGATGCCGGAGCGTTTCTATCGCGATTGGCTTTTGGTCGCGAAAGAGGAGGCGGATCACTTTTCGATGTTAGCGGATTATCTAACTTCGGTGGGTTCAAGCTATGGCGCGTTTACCGCGCACAATGGTTTATGGGATTCGGCGGAACGCACCGCTCACGACCCCCTTATCCGCATGGCGCTGGTGCCTAGAGTGCTTGAGGCGCGCGGCCTTGATGTCACTCCCGGAATTATTAATCGTTTAAAAGAGGTGGGGCAAACTGGTGTGGTTGCCATGCTTAAGCGCATTGTGCGGGAAGAAGAAGGGCATGTGATTATCGGCAATCGCTGGTATCAATATCTCTGTCGTGAGCGAAATCTCGATCCCAAAGAGACCTTTTTTAGCTTGCTTGATGAGTACGAGCAGACCATTCGCGCGCCGATTAATACCGAAGCTCGACTTCGTTCAGGATTTACCGAAGAGGAGATCGCGCTGTTGTTAGAGTCGATCGACCTATAA
- the nagZ gene encoding beta-N-acetylhexosaminidase, with translation MNAIQSQLLSLTGKVFIGISGLSLTEEEANWLRSEKVGGVILFARNYESKAQLKALTDSIKAVRSELLISVDHEGGRVQRFRDGFTHIPPMRTLGDAYDFDPEKALLEATEYGETIGRELQDVGVDFSYTPVCDLDFGLNSAIGDRAFHYDPYVVAKLTIALHQGLNRAGSVGIAKHFPGHGYVAADTHLETARDTRTLDELWQFDLIPFREIINAGIEGVMPSHIIYDAIDPDYSAVSSKKCMAFLREELDFQGVIISDDLDMKAADALGDVHDKVAACFNAGIDIVLLCNDFDAIRAYLA, from the coding sequence ATGAACGCCATTCAATCACAATTATTATCGCTCACCGGTAAAGTCTTTATCGGGATTTCAGGGCTATCGCTCACAGAGGAAGAGGCTAACTGGCTACGCTCAGAGAAAGTGGGTGGGGTGATTTTATTTGCCCGGAATTATGAGTCAAAAGCGCAGTTAAAAGCGCTCACCGATTCGATTAAAGCGGTGCGTTCAGAACTTCTTATTTCAGTGGATCATGAAGGCGGGCGCGTGCAACGTTTTCGGGACGGATTTACTCACATTCCGCCAATGCGAACGCTTGGCGACGCTTATGATTTTGATCCTGAAAAAGCGCTGTTAGAGGCGACAGAGTATGGTGAAACGATCGGGCGGGAGCTGCAAGATGTGGGGGTTGATTTTAGTTATACGCCAGTATGCGATCTTGATTTTGGGCTCAATAGTGCCATTGGTGATCGCGCGTTTCATTATGATCCGTATGTGGTGGCAAAACTCACGATTGCGCTCCATCAAGGGCTTAACAGAGCTGGGTCAGTGGGGATTGCAAAACATTTTCCGGGGCATGGATATGTAGCCGCTGACACACATTTAGAGACAGCGCGCGATACGCGAACCCTCGATGAGTTGTGGCAATTTGATCTTATTCCATTTCGTGAAATTATTAACGCCGGGATTGAAGGAGTGATGCCGTCGCACATTATTTATGATGCGATCGATCCGGATTATAGTGCAGTGTCATCGAAAAAATGCATGGCATTTCTGCGGGAAGAGCTCGATTTTCAGGGCGTTATTATTAGTGATGATCTCGATATGAAGGCGGCGGATGCGCTTGGCGATGTGCACGATAAAGTCGCGGCGTGCTTTAATGCCGGCATCGATATTGTGTTGCTCTGTAATGATTTTGATGCGATTCGAGCCTATTTAGCTTAG